Proteins encoded together in one Microcebus murinus isolate Inina chromosome 16, M.murinus_Inina_mat1.0, whole genome shotgun sequence window:
- the JOSD2 gene encoding josephin-2 isoform X3 → MAGEGESSVARRPEETLLPRDRRVLFLLAGAKDGMSQAPGAQPSQPSVYHERQRLELCAVHALNNVLQQQLFSQEAADEICKRLAPDSRLNPHRSLLGTGNYDVNVIMAALQGLGLAAVWWDRRRPLSQLALPQVLGLILNLPSPVSLGLLSLPLRRRHWVALRQVDGVYYNLDSKLRAPEALGDEDGVRAFLAAALAQGLCEVLLVVTKEVEEKGCWLRTD, encoded by the exons ATGGCAGGAGAAGGGGAGTCTTCTGTTGCTAGGAGACCAGAAGAGACCCTGTTACCTAGAGACAGAAGAGTATTGTTTTTGCTAG caGGAGCCAAGGACGGCATGTCCCAGGCCCCAGGAGCACAGCCGAGCCAGCCCTCTGTGTACCACGAACGGCAACGCCTGGAGCTGTGTGCCGTCCACGCCCTCAACAACGTTCTGCAGCAGCAGCTCTTTAGCCAGGAGGCTGCCGATGAGATCTGCAAGAG GTTGGCTCCAGACTCCCGGCTGAACCCCCATCGCAGCCTCCTGGGCACCGGCAACTATGACGTCAATGTGATCATGGCCGccctgcaggggctgggcctggccgCCGTGTGGTGGGACAGGAGGAG GCCCCTGTCccagctggccctgccccaggTGCTGGGGCTGATCCTGAACCTGCCCTCACCCGTGTCGCTGGGGCTGCTGTCCCTGCCACTGCGCCGGCGGCACTGGGTGGCTCTGCGCCAGGTGGACGGCGTCTACTACAACCTGGACTCCAAGCTTCGGGCGCCCGAGGCCCTGGGGGACGAGGACGGCGTCAG GGCCTTCCTGGCGGCTGCGCTGGCCCAGGGCCTGTGTGAGGTGCTGCTGGTGGTGACCAAGGaggtggaggagaagggctgctggcTGCGGACAGACTGA
- the JOSD2 gene encoding josephin-2 isoform X5: MSQAPGAQPSQPSVYHERQRLELCAVHALNNVLQQQLFSQEAADEICKRLAPDSRLNPHRSLLGTGNYDVNVIMAALQGLGLAAVWWDRRRPLSQLALPQVLGLILNLPSPVSLGLLSLPLRRRHWVALRQVDGVYYNLDSKLRAPEALGDEDGVRAFLAAALAQGLCEVLLVVTKEVEEKGCWLRTD, translated from the exons ATGTCCCAGGCCCCAGGAGCACAGCCGAGCCAGCCCTCTGTGTACCACGAACGGCAACGCCTGGAGCTGTGTGCCGTCCACGCCCTCAACAACGTTCTGCAGCAGCAGCTCTTTAGCCAGGAGGCTGCCGATGAGATCTGCAAGAG GTTGGCTCCAGACTCCCGGCTGAACCCCCATCGCAGCCTCCTGGGCACCGGCAACTATGACGTCAATGTGATCATGGCCGccctgcaggggctgggcctggccgCCGTGTGGTGGGACAGGAGGAG GCCCCTGTCccagctggccctgccccaggTGCTGGGGCTGATCCTGAACCTGCCCTCACCCGTGTCGCTGGGGCTGCTGTCCCTGCCACTGCGCCGGCGGCACTGGGTGGCTCTGCGCCAGGTGGACGGCGTCTACTACAACCTGGACTCCAAGCTTCGGGCGCCCGAGGCCCTGGGGGACGAGGACGGCGTCAG GGCCTTCCTGGCGGCTGCGCTGGCCCAGGGCCTGTGTGAGGTGCTGCTGGTGGTGACCAAGGaggtggaggagaagggctgctggcTGCGGACAGACTGA
- the JOSD2 gene encoding josephin-2 isoform X4: protein MSQAPGAQPSQPSVYHERQRLELCAVHALNNVLQQQLFSQEAADEICKRLAPDSRLNPHRSLLGTGNYDVNVIMAALQGLGLAAVWWDRRRPLSQLALPQVLGLILNLPSPVSLGLLSLPLRRRHWVALRQVDGVYYNLDSKLRAPEALGDEDGVRAFLAAALAQGLCEVLARPQCPRLSCPGPSWRLRWPRACVRCWPGLSVPVSPAQGLPGGCASPGPV from the exons ATGTCCCAGGCCCCAGGAGCACAGCCGAGCCAGCCCTCTGTGTACCACGAACGGCAACGCCTGGAGCTGTGTGCCGTCCACGCCCTCAACAACGTTCTGCAGCAGCAGCTCTTTAGCCAGGAGGCTGCCGATGAGATCTGCAAGAG GTTGGCTCCAGACTCCCGGCTGAACCCCCATCGCAGCCTCCTGGGCACCGGCAACTATGACGTCAATGTGATCATGGCCGccctgcaggggctgggcctggccgCCGTGTGGTGGGACAGGAGGAG GCCCCTGTCccagctggccctgccccaggTGCTGGGGCTGATCCTGAACCTGCCCTCACCCGTGTCGCTGGGGCTGCTGTCCCTGCCACTGCGCCGGCGGCACTGGGTGGCTCTGCGCCAGGTGGACGGCGTCTACTACAACCTGGACTCCAAGCTTCGGGCGCCCGAGGCCCTGGGGGACGAGGACGGCGTCAG GGCCTTCCTGGCGGCTGCGCTGGCCCAGGGCCTGTGTGAGGTGCTGGCCCGGCCTCAGTGTCCCCGTCTCTCCTGCCCAGGGCCTTCCTGGCGGCTGCGCTGGCCCAGGGCCTGTGTGAGGTGCTGGCCTGGCCTCAGTGTCCCCGTCTCTCCTGCCCAGGGCCTTCCTGGCGGCTGCGCTAGCCCAGGGCCTGTGTGA
- the JOSD2 gene encoding josephin-2 isoform X1, translating to MAGEGESSVARRPEETLLPRDRRVLFLLAGAKDGMSQAPGAQPSQPSVYHERQRLELCAVHALNNVLQQQLFSQEAADEICKRLAPDSRLNPHRSLLGTGNYDVNVIMAALQGLGLAAVWWDRRRPLSQLALPQVLGLILNLPSPVSLGLLSLPLRRRHWVALRQVDGVYYNLDSKLRAPEALGDEDGVRAFLAAALAQGLCEVLARPQCPRLSCPGPSWRLRWPRACVRCWPGLSVPVSPAQGLPGGCASPGPV from the exons ATGGCAGGAGAAGGGGAGTCTTCTGTTGCTAGGAGACCAGAAGAGACCCTGTTACCTAGAGACAGAAGAGTATTGTTTTTGCTAG caGGAGCCAAGGACGGCATGTCCCAGGCCCCAGGAGCACAGCCGAGCCAGCCCTCTGTGTACCACGAACGGCAACGCCTGGAGCTGTGTGCCGTCCACGCCCTCAACAACGTTCTGCAGCAGCAGCTCTTTAGCCAGGAGGCTGCCGATGAGATCTGCAAGAG GTTGGCTCCAGACTCCCGGCTGAACCCCCATCGCAGCCTCCTGGGCACCGGCAACTATGACGTCAATGTGATCATGGCCGccctgcaggggctgggcctggccgCCGTGTGGTGGGACAGGAGGAG GCCCCTGTCccagctggccctgccccaggTGCTGGGGCTGATCCTGAACCTGCCCTCACCCGTGTCGCTGGGGCTGCTGTCCCTGCCACTGCGCCGGCGGCACTGGGTGGCTCTGCGCCAGGTGGACGGCGTCTACTACAACCTGGACTCCAAGCTTCGGGCGCCCGAGGCCCTGGGGGACGAGGACGGCGTCAG GGCCTTCCTGGCGGCTGCGCTGGCCCAGGGCCTGTGTGAGGTGCTGGCCCGGCCTCAGTGTCCCCGTCTCTCCTGCCCAGGGCCTTCCTGGCGGCTGCGCTGGCCCAGGGCCTGTGTGAGGTGCTGGCCTGGCCTCAGTGTCCCCGTCTCTCCTGCCCAGGGCCTTCCTGGCGGCTGCGCTAGCCCAGGGCCTGTGTGA
- the JOSD2 gene encoding josephin-2 isoform X2: MGFIHLCHSQQGSGNSHAKAVLEAQRQSDMSPVLGKARETHTQKNNTHSSLPRPTLPTKGPGGTEVQLLKEAGPREASGDRLAPDSRLNPHRSLLGTGNYDVNVIMAALQGLGLAAVWWDRRRPLSQLALPQVLGLILNLPSPVSLGLLSLPLRRRHWVALRQVDGVYYNLDSKLRAPEALGDEDGVRAFLAAALAQGLCEVLARPQCPRLSCPGPSWRLRWPRACVRCWPGLSVPVSPAQGLPGGCASPGPV; the protein is encoded by the exons ATGGGATTTATTCATCTCTGTCACTCACAACAAGGATCTGGCAACTCTCACGCCAAGGCTGTGCTGGAGGCCCAGAGACAGTCAGATATGAGCCCTGTCCTTGGGAAGGcgagggaaacacacacacagaaaaataacacacactcttccctcccccgccccactcTGCCAACCAAAGGCCCAGGTGGGACAGAGGTACAGTTGCTCAAGGAGGCAGGGCCCAGAGAGGCAAGTGGTGACAG GTTGGCTCCAGACTCCCGGCTGAACCCCCATCGCAGCCTCCTGGGCACCGGCAACTATGACGTCAATGTGATCATGGCCGccctgcaggggctgggcctggccgCCGTGTGGTGGGACAGGAGGAG GCCCCTGTCccagctggccctgccccaggTGCTGGGGCTGATCCTGAACCTGCCCTCACCCGTGTCGCTGGGGCTGCTGTCCCTGCCACTGCGCCGGCGGCACTGGGTGGCTCTGCGCCAGGTGGACGGCGTCTACTACAACCTGGACTCCAAGCTTCGGGCGCCCGAGGCCCTGGGGGACGAGGACGGCGTCAG GGCCTTCCTGGCGGCTGCGCTGGCCCAGGGCCTGTGTGAGGTGCTGGCCCGGCCTCAGTGTCCCCGTCTCTCCTGCCCAGGGCCTTCCTGGCGGCTGCGCTGGCCCAGGGCCTGTGTGAGGTGCTGGCCTGGCCTCAGTGTCCCCGTCTCTCCTGCCCAGGGCCTTCCTGGCGGCTGCGCTAGCCCAGGGCCTGTGTGA
- the ASPDH gene encoding aspartate dehydrogenase domain-containing protein isoform X3, with protein sequence MALDRVPRRVGVVGYGRLGQSLVSHLLAQGPELGLELVFVWNRDPGRMAGSVPPSLQLHNLAALGERHPDLVVEVAHPKIIHEFGAQILHHANLLVGSPSALADQTTEQQLLEASHHWDHAVFVARGALWGTEDITRLDAAGGLQSLRVTMATHPDGFRLEGPLAAAQSTGPRTVLYEGPVRGLCPFAPRNSNTMAAAALAARSLGFDRVIGVLVADRRLLPAPLQAWDPPLLRSLPPETTSSSDLPSHHHRPTPVLASLSRDLPPVSVKITDSSPCTVWRL encoded by the exons ATGGCCCTCGACAGGGTCCCACGGAGGGTGGGAGTGGTAGGCTACGGCCGCCTTG gaCAGTCCCTCGTCTCCCACCTGCTAGCTCAGGGACCGGAACTGGGCCTAGAACTTGTTTTTGTCTGGAATCGGGATCCAGGACGAATGGCAGGGAGCGTGCCCCCCTCCCTACAGCTCCACAACCTTGCTGCCCTTGGAGAAAG gcACCCCGATCTTGTGGTAGAAGTGGCCCATCCCAAAATAATCCATGAATTTGGGGCACAAATCCTGCACCATGCCAATCTCCTG GTGGGGTCCCCCTCAGCCCTAGCTGACCAGACCACAGAGCAGCAGCTCCTGGAGGCCTCGCACCACTGGGACCACGCCGTGTTTGTGGCCCGAGGGGCCTTGTGGGGCACTGAGGACATCACCAGGTTGGATGCAGCCGGGGGCCTCCAG AGCCTTCGTGTCACCATGGCCACACACCCCGATGGCTTCCGGCTGGAGGGACCCCTGGCTGCAGCCCAAAGCACTGGGCCTCGCACTGTGCTCTATGAAGGCCCTGTCCGTGGGCTCTGCCCCTTTGCCCCCCGAAACTCCAACACCATGGCAGCCGCTGCCCTGGCTGCCCGAAGCCTAGGCTTTGACCGCGTGATTGGGGTGCTTGTGGCCGATCGCAG GCTGCTGCCAGCTCCCCTCCAGGCCTGGGATCCACCTCTGCTGAGAAGCCTCCCGCCTGAGACGACGTCCTCATCCGATTTACCTTCCCACCACCACCGTCCCACTCCTGTCCTGGCCTCACTTTCCCGGGATCTCCCTCCTGTCTCAGTAAAGATCACAGATTCTTCGCCCTGCACCGTCTGGCGTCTCTAG
- the ASPDH gene encoding aspartate dehydrogenase domain-containing protein isoform X1: MALDRVPRRVGVVGYGRLGQSLVSHLLAQGPELGLELVFVWNRDPGRMAGSVPPSLQLHNLAALGERHPDLVVEVAHPKIIHEFGAQILHHANLLVGSPSALADQTTEQQLLEASHHWDHAVFVARGALWGTEDITRLDAAGGLQSLRVTMATHPDGFRLEGPLAAAQSTGPRTVLYEGPVRGLCPFAPRNSNTMAAAALAARSLGFDRVIGVLVADRSLTDMHVVDVELRGPPGPTGRSFAVHTHRENPAEPGAVTGLLPAPLQAWDPPLLRSLPPETTSSSDLPSHHHRPTPVLASLSRDLPPVSVKITDSSPCTVWRL, encoded by the exons ATGGCCCTCGACAGGGTCCCACGGAGGGTGGGAGTGGTAGGCTACGGCCGCCTTG gaCAGTCCCTCGTCTCCCACCTGCTAGCTCAGGGACCGGAACTGGGCCTAGAACTTGTTTTTGTCTGGAATCGGGATCCAGGACGAATGGCAGGGAGCGTGCCCCCCTCCCTACAGCTCCACAACCTTGCTGCCCTTGGAGAAAG gcACCCCGATCTTGTGGTAGAAGTGGCCCATCCCAAAATAATCCATGAATTTGGGGCACAAATCCTGCACCATGCCAATCTCCTG GTGGGGTCCCCCTCAGCCCTAGCTGACCAGACCACAGAGCAGCAGCTCCTGGAGGCCTCGCACCACTGGGACCACGCCGTGTTTGTGGCCCGAGGGGCCTTGTGGGGCACTGAGGACATCACCAGGTTGGATGCAGCCGGGGGCCTCCAG AGCCTTCGTGTCACCATGGCCACACACCCCGATGGCTTCCGGCTGGAGGGACCCCTGGCTGCAGCCCAAAGCACTGGGCCTCGCACTGTGCTCTATGAAGGCCCTGTCCGTGGGCTCTGCCCCTTTGCCCCCCGAAACTCCAACACCATGGCAGCCGCTGCCCTGGCTGCCCGAAGCCTAGGCTTTGACCGCGTGATTGGGGTGCTTGTGGCCGATCGCAG CCTCACAGACATGCACGTGGTGGATGTGGAGCTGAGAGGACCCCCAGGCCCCACTGGCCGAAGCTTTGCTGTGCACACCCACAGAGAGAACCCTGCCGAGCCAGGCGCCGTCACGGG GCTGCTGCCAGCTCCCCTCCAGGCCTGGGATCCACCTCTGCTGAGAAGCCTCCCGCCTGAGACGACGTCCTCATCCGATTTACCTTCCCACCACCACCGTCCCACTCCTGTCCTGGCCTCACTTTCCCGGGATCTCCCTCCTGTCTCAGTAAAGATCACAGATTCTTCGCCCTGCACCGTCTGGCGTCTCTAG
- the ASPDH gene encoding aspartate dehydrogenase domain-containing protein isoform X2, with protein MALDRVPRRVGVVGYGRLGQSLVSHLLAQGPELGLELVFVWNRDPGRMAGSVPPSLQLHNLAALGERHPDLVVEVAHPKIIHEFGAQILHHANLLVGSPSALADQTTEQQLLEASHHWDHAVFVARGALWGTEDITRLDAAGGLQSLRVTMATHPDGFRLEGPLAAAQSTGPRTVLYEGPVRGLCPFAPRNSNTMAAAALAARSLGFDRVIGVLVADRSLTDMHVVDVELRGPPGPTGRSFAVHTHRENPAEPGAVTGSATVTAFWRSLLSCCQLPSRPGIHLC; from the exons ATGGCCCTCGACAGGGTCCCACGGAGGGTGGGAGTGGTAGGCTACGGCCGCCTTG gaCAGTCCCTCGTCTCCCACCTGCTAGCTCAGGGACCGGAACTGGGCCTAGAACTTGTTTTTGTCTGGAATCGGGATCCAGGACGAATGGCAGGGAGCGTGCCCCCCTCCCTACAGCTCCACAACCTTGCTGCCCTTGGAGAAAG gcACCCCGATCTTGTGGTAGAAGTGGCCCATCCCAAAATAATCCATGAATTTGGGGCACAAATCCTGCACCATGCCAATCTCCTG GTGGGGTCCCCCTCAGCCCTAGCTGACCAGACCACAGAGCAGCAGCTCCTGGAGGCCTCGCACCACTGGGACCACGCCGTGTTTGTGGCCCGAGGGGCCTTGTGGGGCACTGAGGACATCACCAGGTTGGATGCAGCCGGGGGCCTCCAG AGCCTTCGTGTCACCATGGCCACACACCCCGATGGCTTCCGGCTGGAGGGACCCCTGGCTGCAGCCCAAAGCACTGGGCCTCGCACTGTGCTCTATGAAGGCCCTGTCCGTGGGCTCTGCCCCTTTGCCCCCCGAAACTCCAACACCATGGCAGCCGCTGCCCTGGCTGCCCGAAGCCTAGGCTTTGACCGCGTGATTGGGGTGCTTGTGGCCGATCGCAG CCTCACAGACATGCACGTGGTGGATGTGGAGCTGAGAGGACCCCCAGGCCCCACTGGCCGAAGCTTTGCTGTGCACACCCACAGAGAGAACCCTGCCGAGCCAGGCGCCGTCACGGGGTCCGCCACTGTCACAGCCTTCTGGCGCAGCCTCCTGA GCTGCTGCCAGCTCCCCTCCAGGCCTGGGATCCACCTCTGCTGA